A window of Daphnia carinata strain CSIRO-1 chromosome 5, CSIRO_AGI_Dcar_HiC_V3, whole genome shotgun sequence genomic DNA:
GTCTCCAAGTCGAGCGTTGttgaaaaacctttttttttttttctcagtttgTTTGGCGTCGTagtcgtcccttttttttttttttggagggggttGACATTCGGTATCATCCATTTCTGCCCCCACAGTGATGGAATAGCGACCGGCGAGTTTCGACTTTGAAGTCATTGCTACTATCATCTACTTCCCTACCGATGCCTTCGTGGCTCCCAAAACGAAAGTGTAGGTGTGTGTAGATTGTCAGCGCATCCCTCTCCCAAcaaaccccccaaaaaaactcTGTGAACGGAGAGGGGGGAGAAATGTGTATCAACAACAGTTGACATTGGACTAAAAAagtcgaaaaacaaaaaacttggAGAGTGAAAGAGGCTGAGGGGAGTGATGTGACTTGAGAATTGCAGACCGAACAAGCCACCAGATAGAccagacgaaagaaaaagagagaaagggaaagatgTCAAGTCGTTGATGGATCGGGCTGTTTCTACCAACGAGCTACCCTCGTCGCACGATCTATCTTCACTCCCGTCTTCGTCGTCGGTCAACAGAAACGCgcgcacacatacacacacatatagaGCGGAAAAAGCAGAAGAGTGAGGAGGGGGAAGACAGCCCAAAATAAGCCAATGTTGACGGTGTCTGTTGTCTGgcgacaaaataaaatacgcGAAAATTTGGGACGATCcaagttttaaattttcctcCTTCATGTTTGtggttagatttttttttttaggcgctagtttcttttcaattctgttttttttttttttttaagtgttatTTCAAGTTTCTAGTAGTTTCGAATACCAATGGAATTGGCGCGgtattttttcgaaacagCTCGTTTCTGACATCTAGCGAGAAAAAATCTAACCACGTCAAAATGAAGCCACCTGTTTGTTGTTATGGTAGTTGTTTAGGCTACGACCCACGTATTCTTTGCATTTgcacaaaacaataaaaataaaaacaaagctgTCCCAGAACACGACCCTCATTCCTTGGAACGGTTAATAACACGGTGGCGACCTACTTGCTCCAACATGAACACCAGTGGAGGGAAAAGCGGTAGGTACAGTTATAGAGACGACGACCATCGCCACATCTCGACCTGCTCGACTAAAAAGAGATTCAAATCCCCCAGGGTGATTACACGTCCACAAAACTGAAGCGAAAACTACACCTGACAGTTCAAGATTCACGCTTGACTCGGTTGAAACACCCGGACCCGAGTTCCCTCTACAGAGATTttacataaataaaacactaaaaataaaaataaagttcaaaaaaagacaaaggtGTTGGTTTTCAATTCAGATGGCAGTCGTCAACTTAAGAGACACCAGAGAGTCTGCTGCTGTATCAACTTCCTTGGCATGCAGGTACAGATACACATTTCCCACCATTATGCAATTTCTAAAATTGAagcttccttttttaaaaatttggtTAGCCCCCCAACGTGGACATGGACTTCCTTTCCCAGACGTTATCTAATCGCAGTGATGGCCTTTTTTGGATTCTTCAACATTTACTCCCTTCGAGTGAATTTGTCAATTGCAATTGTGGCAATGACAGAAAATCGCACAACAATACATGCTAATGGAACCATTGGATATGTAGGGTTACACAATTAGTTCTACACTTTCCCTTAAAGTGGGCACGATTCAATTTCGTTTCCATAGGATCAAGATTTCCCATGGAGTTCCAAGGAGCAAGGCCTTTTACTGAGTTCGTTCTTCTATGGATACATCACCACCCAGCTTCTAGGGGGCTGGTTGGCGCCAAAAATGGGCGCAGGCAAACTATATGGATTGGGAATTCTCACAACTGCCATTTTGACTCTGCTCACTCCATTAATTGCTAACGTTGGCCTAGCCCCCCTGGTTGCCATTCGCATTTTGGAGGGAATCTTTGAGGTATAACAATCAATTGAGACCAAGTTTAGGAGGACAAAAATTACCCACTGATTGGTACCCAACCTACCAGGGAGTAACTTTCCCCGCAATGCACGCTTTGTGGAGTCGATGGGCCCCGCCACTCGAACGAAGTAAACTAGTAACGATCGCCTATTCCGGAAGCTATTTCGGCACGGTGGTTTCTATGGGAGTATGTGGACTTTTGGCCGAATATCTCGGATGGGCTTCCATATTCTACGTTTCgggtaaattttaaaaacagtaTAATCAAAACACTACATGTGTAAAAACGCAACATCAAATTGTTCGCTGCCTTACAGGTACATTTGCTCTACTATGGTGGGTACTATGGTTCGTTTTGGTAAAAGAATCGCCACAAGAAGACCGATTCATCAAGAGAGCGGAACTGGATTATATTTCAAATTGCCTCGGCGTAACTGCCAATCAACATGTATGACATCCTtaacgaagaaaatgtttgcaaTTTCTAAGTGCGTGACTTTTTCTCTTCACGCACAGACTCTACACGTACCATGGAAATCAATTTTAACGTCACTGCCCGTTTGGGCCACCGTCGTTGCACATTTCGCAGAGAACTGGGGCTTCTACACGCTTTTGACACAACTTCCAACATTCCTGAGCGGTACTATCTTTTTCACTTTAACACGCAAAAGAATTGGTAAATTGCTAATCAGTCAAGACACGCATTTTTTTGACAGATACGTCCGAGCTTAAACTGGATAAAACGGGATTCCTTGCCGCCATTCCATATTTGGCCATGGCCATAGTTGTTCAATGCGGTGGCCAGTTGGCTGACTGGCTTAGATCAAGATGGCGTGTCGAAACAACCAAagttagtttttaaaaaatgtccaCATTATGACGGCTTGAGAGATTTATGACGTGTCAACTGTTCCATAAATTTCCCAGGTTAGAAAAATCTTTACATGTGGAGCCTTCGTTGCTCAGACCGTCTTTATGCTCGCCACTGCTTACACGCACGCCGTCACTCCCGCAATAATATGCCTAACTGTTGCTGTTGGTTTTGGAGGTTTTGCATGGTCGGGATTCAGGTGAGCGAATTCAAAGTTTTTGGTATCATCActatcttttaatttttatttttttatttttttttttatagtgtgAACCATTTAGATATTGCGCCTCAATTCGCCTCGTTGATCATGGGTCTATCTAATACCGTGGCAACCGTGCCCGGTATTATTAGCCCCATGATAACTGGCTACATTGTTCAAAACAAGGTAAATAGGTTTTCCAAACCTTTAAACGATAGTCAAGATGCATGGGGAGCAAATGCGAAATTTAACTTTATTAACAAGTATAAAATTGCATGGGTTAAGTTAAGCTGACAATTGGATTGGTCTTTTGGTTAGAGAGAAGAGGGATGGCATACGGTGTTCATGATAGGCTCCATGATCTATTTAACCGGAGCAAGCTTTTACGGTTTCGGCGCCAGTGGGAAATTGCAAGCATGGGCTGACCAATCATCCCGATCTCGCAACGTTTTTGCCCCCCAAACCGGCGAGTCCGAAACAACGGCATTCCTCCAGGAAACGGACGGAGAATAGACAAAACGATAATGCATTTTCACAAGACTAACCCAGAAGAACTCGAAGCTTTAGGACATAAAATGCGCATTCGTCATCAAAAAGTGTTTGAAATGCTGACTGTCATACTTTAAATGTGATTTTACAGACTTCCGGCGAGTGGCATATTGTGTTCTACATCTCAGCCGCAATTTACATGATCGGATGCGCATTTTACGCCTTTGCTGCATCGGGAAATCGTCAAACATGGGCACAACCTATCGAAGAAAACAATCCCAAAACAGAAAATACTGTGGCACTGGACACGGTCAACTAGATTCCCAAAAATTACGGAGGAAAAAATGGACGCCGTGTTGCCAGGACTTCTCATTCAAATCTTACAAAGATAAATATTGATGATCTGATATTTATGGATTAAACGTTCgcttgttaaaaaaaaaagaaatgtcttcACAATTTGTGGTGGTTTACGTCGTTATtacattgttattttttaacgGAAATAGAATATTTTGTCTCTAATTGCAATGCCTTCTGTTCATTCAGCTAGACCCAATTGCTGAAAAGGAACATCATTAGGCTACCATGATGGGAATGGTAACAAGAAGTGGATGTCGACAAGAAGTTAAAAAGGTGAACAATTTGAAATGTTGCCCAGTCAGGCAAAAACCATTCTTCAAAATATGCTACTGCAGCATGCAACAACATTTGACTATCCCCACCCTATTTTAATCCAAGAGTTAAGGTACGAATCACAAAATGGCAACCAAAAAATGAGTAAACTGCAAAACAGGACACCATTCGACTACCATGGCAGAAATGGTAAAAGAGGTGGATGGAGACAAGCAGTTAGGAAGCTGACCGTTTGGACATTGAGACCAATCAAGCAAAGAGCATACAACAAATATGCTACTGCAGTATGCAGAAAAGAACATCACAAAATGGCAAGATTTCAAAATACCAAACACTAGGGACACCTGAacttaaatttcaaattgtgTGAAAACCTGACctgtttttgaaacaaaataaatgaatcaCCCTACCTTGCACAACGAAGGAGGTACCATGGGATGAAACTGCAGCTACGTTCGTGACCAAGCTGCTCTCGTTTTCCTTGGCAGCATGCTGCATACAACCCCCATTCGTATTGAAAATTGTCACATCAGATGAAGAATGGAATGGATGAAACTTAGGTCAGACACTTCCTAAGTTCATTTCTGTGGAAGTATGGCATAAAAACTTAGAGAAGATCCCAAAAGTCAGTATTTCTCAGTCAAAGTTAATGCAATATGCATAGCGAAACTGCGTTTCTAGAAGTTTTAGGCTCACATAAATCAGAACAAAACCTTCGACGACCTTGCACACCTGTGACCCTTTTGCGCCGAGCGCGCCACACGAATAAAAAGGATGTATCGTAAGAGGTGCCACGTTGCCACTGAAAGCTTTTTCTAGAACA
This region includes:
- the LOC130696043 gene encoding sialin-like isoform X1, which translates into the protein MAVVNLRDTRESAAVSTSLACSPPTWTWTSFPRRYLIAVMAFFGFFNIYSLRVNLSIAIVAMTENRTTIHANGTIGYDQDFPWSSKEQGLLLSSFFYGYITTQLLGGWLAPKMGAGKLYGLGILTTAILTLLTPLIANVGLAPLVAIRILEGIFEGVTFPAMHALWSRWAPPLERSKLVTIAYSGSYFGTVVSMGVCGLLAEYLGWASIFYVSGTFALLWWVLWFVLVKESPQEDRFIKRAELDYISNCLGVTANQHTLHVPWKSILTSLPVWATVVAHFAENWGFYTLLTQLPTFLSDTSELKLDKTGFLAAIPYLAMAIVVQCGGQLADWLRSRWRVETTKVRKIFTCGAFVAQTVFMLATAYTHAVTPAIICLTVAVGFGGFAWSGFSVNHLDIAPQFASLIMGLSNTVATVPGIISPMITGYIVQNKREEGWHTVFMIGSMIYLTGASFYGFGASGKLQAWADQSSRSRNVFAPQTGESETTAFLQETDGE
- the LOC130696043 gene encoding sialin-like isoform X2, which translates into the protein MAVVNLRDTRESAAVSTSLACSPPTWTWTSFPRRYLIAVMAFFGFFNIYSLRVNLSIAIVAMTENRTTIHANGTIGYDQDFPWSSKEQGLLLSSFFYGYITTQLLGGWLAPKMGAGKLYGLGILTTAILTLLTPLIANVGLAPLVAIRILEGIFEGVTFPAMHALWSRWAPPLERSKLVTIAYSGSYFGTVVSMGVCGLLAEYLGWASIFYVSGTFALLWWVLWFVLVKESPQEDRFIKRAELDYISNCLGVTANQHTLHVPWKSILTSLPVWATVVAHFAENWGFYTLLTQLPTFLSDTSELKLDKTGFLAAIPYLAMAIVVQCGGQLADWLRSRWRVETTKVRKIFTCGAFVAQTVFMLATAYTHAVTPAIICLTVAVGFGGFAWSGFSVNHLDIAPQFASLIMGLSNTVATVPGIISPMITGYIVQNKTSGEWHIVFYISAAIYMIGCAFYAFAASGNRQTWAQPIEENNPKTENTVALDTVN